From one Nodosilinea sp. FACHB-141 genomic stretch:
- a CDS encoding L,D-transpeptidase, with protein MDTPSPLNRCLMVLCFAAAGLLAAGAWQDQVSSRWQFEEPFASTRLVRLATVITQAPDTLMTANTRVVISLSRRRLILYQNDEVRSEFPVAIGKDEWETPAGEFAIRDMRTDPVWQHPITKEAIGPGPSNPLGSRWIGFLVEGQYHIGIHGTNQETLIGEAVSHGCVRMLEADIHTLYSHVKVGTPIKVVP; from the coding sequence ATGGATACGCCCTCTCCCCTAAATCGCTGCCTCATGGTGCTGTGCTTCGCCGCAGCGGGGCTGCTAGCCGCTGGTGCCTGGCAAGACCAGGTTAGCTCTCGCTGGCAGTTTGAAGAACCCTTCGCAAGCACTCGCCTAGTGCGACTCGCCACCGTCATTACCCAGGCCCCAGACACCCTCATGACCGCCAACACTCGCGTGGTCATCAGCCTCAGTCGGCGGCGGCTCATCCTCTATCAAAACGACGAAGTGCGGAGCGAGTTTCCGGTAGCTATTGGTAAAGACGAGTGGGAAACCCCAGCGGGCGAATTTGCGATTCGCGACATGCGCACCGACCCGGTGTGGCAGCACCCGATTACAAAAGAAGCCATTGGCCCCGGCCCTAGCAATCCTCTAGGCTCGCGGTGGATTGGCTTTTTGGTGGAGGGGCAGTATCACATCGGCATCCACGGCACGAACCAGGAAACCCTGATCGGCGAGGCCGTTTCCCACGGCTGCGTCCGCATGCTCGAAGCCGACATCCACACCCTATACAGTCATGTCAAGGTGGGCACTCCCATTAAAGTAGTGCCTTAG
- a CDS encoding Gfo/Idh/MocA family protein, whose amino-acid sequence MHLSRNLPDPIRVGVIGVGNMGQHHTRVLSRFKDVELVGVSDVNVERGLDTAGKYRVRFFEDYQELLKHVDAVCVAVPTRLHHTVGMACLQAGVHVLIEKPIAASIAEAESLVNAAAAANCILQVGHIERFNPAFQELHKVLKTEELLALEARRMSPYSQRANDVSVVLDLMIHDIDLLLELAGSTVSTLTASGSRASNSGYLDYVTATLGFSNGIVATLTSSKVTHRKIRSITAHCKNSLTDADFLNNEILIHRQTTADCSTDYGQVLYRQDGLIEKVYTSNIEPLHAELEHFVNCVRGGEKPSVGGEQALKALRLASLIEQMALDGKPWHHFDPTALGKELTVAV is encoded by the coding sequence ATGCACCTATCGCGAAATTTGCCCGATCCCATCCGCGTTGGCGTTATCGGTGTAGGTAATATGGGCCAGCACCACACCCGCGTGCTAAGCCGCTTTAAAGATGTCGAACTGGTGGGTGTGTCTGATGTCAACGTAGAGCGAGGCCTTGACACCGCTGGCAAGTATAGAGTGCGGTTTTTTGAAGACTACCAAGAGCTGCTCAAGCACGTCGATGCCGTCTGCGTGGCAGTACCCACCCGACTACATCACACCGTGGGCATGGCCTGCTTGCAGGCTGGAGTTCATGTCTTAATCGAAAAACCAATCGCCGCCAGCATCGCCGAGGCAGAATCGCTGGTCAACGCGGCCGCGGCCGCCAACTGCATTTTGCAAGTGGGGCACATCGAGCGATTTAACCCCGCCTTCCAAGAGCTCCATAAGGTACTCAAAACCGAAGAACTGCTGGCCCTAGAGGCCCGTCGTATGAGCCCTTACTCCCAGCGGGCCAACGACGTGTCGGTGGTGCTTGACCTCATGATCCACGACATCGATCTGCTGCTAGAGTTGGCTGGTTCTACGGTCTCTACCCTAACCGCCAGCGGCAGCCGCGCCTCCAATTCCGGTTACCTCGACTACGTCACCGCTACCCTAGGCTTTAGCAACGGCATTGTGGCCACGCTGACCTCTAGCAAGGTCACCCACCGTAAGATTCGCAGCATTACGGCCCACTGCAAAAACTCCCTGACTGACGCCGATTTTCTCAACAACGAGATTTTGATTCACCGGCAAACCACCGCTGACTGCTCTACCGACTACGGCCAGGTGCTCTACCGCCAGGATGGCCTGATTGAAAAGGTCTATACCAGCAATATTGAGCCTCTCCATGCCGAGCTGGAGCACTTTGTAAATTGTGTGCGCGGCGGCGAGAAGCCCTCGGTCGGCGGCGAACAGGCCCTCAAGGCGCTGCGCCTAGCCAGCTTGATTGAGCAGATGGCCCTAGACGGCAAGCCCTGGCATCATTTTGACCCCACTGCCCTCGGCAAAGAACTGACGGTAGCTGTATAG
- a CDS encoding DUF4327 family protein gives MTTTAANSTLTRHYTLDDIRDEARQLVDCGTLDRCQPICALCGYIAAREWPFIEAELESNDYGLRDRIGDLIPHETWSND, from the coding sequence ATGACTACCACAGCAGCTAATTCAACCCTGACCCGGCACTACACCTTAGACGACATTCGCGATGAGGCTAGGCAACTTGTAGACTGCGGTACCCTAGATCGCTGTCAACCCATCTGTGCCCTGTGCGGCTACATTGCAGCACGAGAGTGGCCATTCATTGAGGCTGAGCTGGAGAGTAACGACTACGGTCTGCGCGATCGCATCGGCGATCTGATCCCCCACGAAACTTGGAGCAATGACTAG
- the rlmB gene encoding 23S rRNA (guanosine(2251)-2'-O)-methyltransferase RlmB — MSSQKPFRNPNRSSGSEPRRDAEGYRGDKPRQGGEGKPRYDSDKPRYNSGKPRSKDDKPRYGEGKPRYEGTKLRYGDEKPRYDSEKPRFKDDKPRYEGSKPRQGGDKPRYGDEKPRYAGDKPRFKDEKPRYEGGKPRFKDDKPRYDGGKPRQGDDKPRYDSGKPRFKDDKPRYGGDKPRYEGDKPRYSSDKPRYEGGKPRYDEGKSRYKGGDRAAAAPRSFGVSSQGAGDGDDGQDETDLIYGRHAVEAALQAQRTLNRVWVNDRIRYDPRFLPLIDEAKANGAVIDEVDTLRLNQITGGANHQGIAAQAAAHNYHDLDEMIETALGSAKVPVIIAADSITDPHNLGAIIRTAEALGAQGIVIPQRRAVGVTSTVAKVAAGALESLPVARVVNLKRALDTLKEKGFWIYGLSSEASQPAHRTTFDRPTVIVVGSEGSGLSLTVQQSCDTLVSIPLRGMVPSLNASVATGMALYEIYRHQWVAQEQISSLQNQKQSSITKIGAALPKNGLEP, encoded by the coding sequence ATGTCGTCCCAAAAGCCTTTCCGCAACCCTAACCGTTCTTCTGGGTCGGAGCCTCGCCGAGATGCTGAGGGTTACCGAGGCGACAAACCCCGCCAGGGTGGTGAGGGTAAGCCCCGTTATGACAGCGATAAACCTCGCTATAACAGCGGCAAGCCCCGTTCTAAGGACGACAAACCTCGTTACGGTGAGGGCAAACCTCGCTACGAAGGCACCAAGCTTCGCTACGGCGACGAGAAGCCCCGCTATGACAGCGAGAAGCCCCGCTTTAAAGACGACAAGCCCCGCTATGAGGGCAGCAAACCTCGTCAAGGGGGTGACAAGCCCCGCTACGGGGACGAAAAACCTCGCTATGCCGGCGACAAGCCCCGCTTCAAAGACGAGAAGCCTCGTTATGAAGGCGGTAAACCCCGCTTCAAAGACGACAAGCCGCGCTACGACGGTGGTAAGCCCCGTCAAGGGGATGACAAACCCCGCTATGACAGTGGCAAACCCCGCTTTAAAGATGATAAACCTCGCTACGGCGGCGATAAGCCTCGTTATGAGGGCGACAAACCCCGTTATAGCAGCGATAAGCCTCGCTATGAGGGCGGCAAACCCCGCTATGACGAAGGTAAGTCTCGCTATAAGGGCGGTGACCGCGCTGCCGCTGCTCCACGCTCGTTTGGGGTCAGCAGCCAAGGGGCGGGGGATGGCGACGATGGGCAGGACGAAACCGATTTGATCTACGGTCGTCACGCGGTGGAAGCTGCTCTCCAAGCCCAGCGGACCCTAAATCGCGTGTGGGTTAACGATCGCATTCGCTACGATCCCCGGTTTCTACCGCTGATCGATGAGGCCAAGGCCAACGGCGCGGTGATTGATGAAGTAGACACTCTACGGCTCAACCAGATCACCGGCGGTGCTAACCACCAGGGGATCGCGGCCCAGGCCGCTGCCCACAACTACCACGACCTCGATGAGATGATCGAAACCGCCCTGGGATCGGCTAAGGTACCGGTGATTATTGCTGCCGACAGCATTACCGATCCCCACAACTTGGGCGCGATTATTCGTACCGCCGAAGCCCTGGGGGCTCAAGGGATCGTGATCCCGCAGCGTCGAGCGGTAGGGGTAACATCAACCGTGGCCAAGGTGGCCGCTGGCGCTTTAGAAAGCCTGCCCGTAGCGCGGGTGGTTAACCTAAAGCGCGCCCTCGATACCCTCAAAGAAAAGGGATTTTGGATCTATGGGCTGTCTTCAGAAGCGAGTCAGCCGGCGCACCGCACTACTTTCGATCGCCCAACGGTGATTGTGGTCGGGTCTGAGGGCAGCGGTCTCAGCCTCACTGTGCAGCAGAGCTGCGACACGCTAGTATCAATTCCGCTGCGAGGAATGGTTCCTAGCCTAAATGCATCGGTGGCTACAGGCATGGCTCTCTATGAGATCTATCGTCATCAATGGGTGGCCCAGGAGCAAATTTCCTCTTTGCAAAATCAAAAGCAAAGCAGTATAACCAAAATTGGTGCGGCGCTGCCTAAAAATGGCCTAGAGCCGTAG
- the lipA gene encoding lipoyl synthase — MAVKPEWLRVKAPQWERVGEVKAILQDLDLNTVCEEASCPNIGECFKAGTATFLIMGPACTRACPYCDIDFEKKPQALDPTEPLRLAESVRRMKLNHVVITSVNRDDLADGGASQFVACIEAIKQTTPDTTIEVLIPDLCGNWQALETILASRPHVLNHNTETVPRLYRRVRPQGDYGRSLELLRRSRELTPWVYTKSGLMAGLGETDAEVQQVMDDLRTVDCDILTLGQYLSPGPKHLPVAEFVTPTQFDAWRQVGETKGFLQVVSSPLTRSSYHAEDVQRLMAQNPR; from the coding sequence GTGGCCGTAAAACCAGAGTGGCTACGGGTTAAAGCGCCTCAGTGGGAACGGGTGGGCGAGGTCAAGGCGATTTTGCAAGATCTCGATCTCAACACCGTTTGTGAAGAGGCTTCGTGCCCCAACATTGGCGAGTGTTTTAAAGCCGGTACAGCCACATTTTTGATTATGGGACCGGCCTGCACCCGCGCCTGCCCCTACTGCGACATTGACTTTGAGAAAAAGCCCCAGGCCCTCGACCCGACCGAGCCCCTGCGTCTGGCTGAGTCAGTGCGGCGCATGAAACTCAACCATGTGGTGATCACCTCAGTCAACCGCGACGATCTGGCCGATGGTGGCGCCAGCCAGTTTGTAGCCTGCATCGAGGCGATCAAGCAAACGACCCCAGACACCACGATTGAGGTGCTGATCCCCGACCTGTGCGGCAACTGGCAGGCGCTGGAAACGATTTTGGCGTCTCGGCCCCACGTGCTCAACCACAACACCGAGACGGTGCCCCGACTCTACCGGCGGGTGCGGCCTCAGGGGGACTATGGGCGATCGCTCGAACTACTGCGCCGCAGCCGCGAACTAACCCCCTGGGTCTATACCAAGTCTGGCCTGATGGCGGGTCTAGGCGAAACCGATGCCGAGGTGCAGCAGGTAATGGATGACCTACGGACTGTGGACTGCGACATTTTGACCCTGGGGCAGTATCTCTCGCCGGGGCCAAAACACCTGCCCGTGGCGGAGTTTGTTACCCCAACCCAGTTTGATGCTTGGCGACAGGTAGGCGAGACCAAGGGATTTTTGCAGGTGGTATCGTCGCCGTTGACGCGCAGCTCCTACCACGCTGAAGACGTACAGCGACTAATGGCCCAGAACCCTCGTTAG
- a CDS encoding hemolysin family protein: MGVLPHLSTVFIPEQLPAAAIASRLLAVLLLISINAFFVAAEFSMVSVRRSRISQLVSQGDLQAKTVQQLQRSLDRLLSTTQLGITLSSLALGWVGESTMAVTLAFWITQTPLNAAQSEALAHALAIPVAFFLVAYLQIVLGELCPKSVAMLYPEQVARFLGPPSLTIARLFNPFIWILNQSTRLLLRLVNIQYSDQVTYSRLTPEELQLIIRTKAETPGLEAEERVILNNVFEFRDVTAGEIMVPRTQINAIPLAATFGELIEVVADTEHSRYPVIGDSLDDIQGMVELKQFLQPLAHQQINGDTPIRPWVKPARFVPEYTPLHELLATIQRTGEELVVVVDEFGGTAGLLTLRDLTTEIIGEIHEPDSETEQSVQLLEDQSYRIKAHTDLEEVNTLLDLALPYSDDYQTLGGFLIYQMQKIPHAGDRLTFADREWVVLSTDGPRLGDILVRSLDLPPPSGRGPNASAAAATDSDGFPLS; this comes from the coding sequence ATGGGCGTTTTACCTCATTTATCAACCGTCTTTATTCCTGAGCAGCTGCCTGCCGCTGCGATCGCGTCTCGCCTGCTAGCGGTATTGCTGCTGATTAGCATCAACGCCTTTTTTGTGGCGGCAGAGTTCTCGATGGTGTCGGTGCGGCGATCGCGCATCAGCCAGCTGGTCTCCCAAGGGGATTTGCAGGCAAAGACAGTGCAGCAGCTTCAGCGCAGCCTTGACCGCCTGCTGTCGACCACCCAGCTAGGCATTACCCTATCGAGTCTGGCTCTGGGGTGGGTGGGTGAAAGCACAATGGCTGTCACCCTAGCCTTTTGGATTACTCAAACTCCCCTGAACGCTGCTCAGAGTGAGGCCCTAGCCCACGCGCTAGCGATTCCGGTAGCCTTTTTTCTGGTTGCCTATCTGCAAATCGTGCTAGGCGAGCTTTGTCCTAAGTCGGTGGCGATGCTCTACCCCGAGCAGGTAGCCCGGTTTCTAGGCCCTCCTAGCCTTACCATCGCACGGCTGTTCAACCCCTTCATCTGGATCTTGAACCAGTCGACCCGGCTGCTGCTGCGACTGGTTAATATTCAGTACAGCGACCAGGTAACTTACAGCCGCCTCACTCCCGAAGAGCTTCAGCTAATCATTCGCACCAAGGCCGAAACCCCCGGCTTAGAGGCCGAAGAGCGCGTCATTCTCAACAATGTGTTTGAGTTTCGCGATGTTACGGCTGGAGAAATTATGGTGCCCCGCACTCAGATCAATGCTATTCCTCTAGCGGCGACCTTTGGTGAGCTGATCGAGGTGGTAGCTGACACTGAGCATTCTCGCTACCCGGTGATAGGTGACTCCCTAGACGACATCCAGGGCATGGTTGAGCTGAAGCAGTTTTTGCAGCCTCTGGCTCACCAGCAGATTAATGGTGACACCCCCATTCGTCCCTGGGTCAAGCCCGCTCGATTTGTGCCCGAGTACACGCCCCTGCATGAGCTGCTGGCCACGATACAGCGCACTGGCGAGGAGTTGGTTGTGGTAGTCGATGAATTTGGTGGCACTGCTGGCCTGCTCACCCTGCGTGATTTGACCACTGAAATCATTGGCGAAATCCACGAGCCCGACAGTGAGACTGAGCAGTCTGTGCAGCTGCTCGAAGACCAGTCCTACCGTATTAAAGCCCATACCGATCTTGAGGAGGTCAACACGTTGCTTGACCTTGCGCTACCCTACTCGGACGACTACCAAACCCTAGGAGGATTTTTGATCTATCAGATGCAAAAGATTCCCCATGCGGGCGATCGCCTCACGTTTGCCGATCGCGAGTGGGTGGTTTTGTCAACTGATGGCCCCCGGCTTGGGGATATTCTGGTGCGATCGCTCGATCTGCCCCCCCCGTCTGGCCGTGGGCCTAACGCTTCAGCAGCGGCGGCCACCGACTCCGATGGCTTTCCCCTCAGCTAA
- a CDS encoding alpha/beta fold hydrolase, producing the protein MKLHCTIQGKGFPILCLHGHPGSAKTMGVFTERLSDRYQTIAPDLRGYGASQTRSPFDLDDSLTDLVELLDAQGIDRCLVLGWSLGGILAMELALRHPQRVAGLILIATAARPVGAHPPTTWLELVNTGLGSILNVIAPGNGLVRYGLGPRSLYRYLLRQHTPQAYHRLAKEGFWAYLGTSPLATRALNRALARRYNRLPDLGAIAVPCLVLCGADDCHITAQASLETADHLPRAESHCYPNTAHLLPWEIPDQLLADIDIWLRWHGAELTLRNTDSQQDKPA; encoded by the coding sequence ATGAAACTTCATTGCACCATCCAGGGCAAAGGCTTTCCCATTCTTTGCCTGCATGGGCACCCAGGCTCGGCCAAAACCATGGGAGTGTTTACAGAACGGCTGAGCGATCGCTACCAAACCATAGCTCCCGATCTGCGAGGCTACGGCGCTAGCCAAACGCGATCGCCCTTCGACCTCGACGACAGCCTCACAGATCTAGTAGAGCTGCTCGATGCCCAGGGCATTGATCGCTGCCTGGTGCTGGGCTGGTCGCTGGGGGGCATTTTGGCAATGGAACTGGCCCTGCGCCACCCCCAACGGGTGGCGGGGCTGATTCTCATTGCCACCGCAGCCCGCCCCGTGGGGGCCCACCCGCCCACCACCTGGCTGGAGTTGGTCAACACTGGTCTGGGATCAATTTTGAATGTGATCGCTCCTGGTAATGGGCTGGTGCGCTACGGCCTGGGGCCGCGATCGCTCTACCGCTACCTGCTGCGGCAGCATACTCCCCAGGCCTATCACCGTTTGGCAAAAGAAGGCTTTTGGGCCTACCTCGGCACCTCGCCCCTGGCGACCCGCGCCCTCAACCGTGCTCTGGCTCGCCGCTACAACCGCCTGCCCGACCTAGGGGCGATCGCCGTGCCCTGCCTAGTACTCTGTGGAGCAGACGACTGCCACATTACTGCCCAGGCCAGCCTCGAAACTGCTGACCATCTACCTAGGGCAGAAAGCCACTGCTACCCCAACACAGCTCACCTGCTGCCCTGGGAAATTCCAGACCAGCTGCTGGCCGATATTGACATCTGGTTAAGATGGCACGGGGCAGAGCTGACGCTGAGAAACACCGACAGCCAACAAGATAAACCCGCTTAA
- the pyrE gene encoding orotate phosphoribosyltransferase, producing the protein MDQLLIDAPAATLLSLKTDELRSPLLDLFCRGAYQEGDFVLSSGQRSTYYINGKLVTLHPQGALMVGRLLLDLVPPETVAVAGLTLGADPLVTAVSLVGVYGDGQSPTPKGQRTLFPLIIRKEAKGHGTRAYIEGLELPSGSSVTVLEDVVTTGQSALKAVDRLQAAGYQVNQILALVDRQQGGAELYQSHNLPFQALFTIKDIQAHWATVNAA; encoded by the coding sequence ATGGATCAGCTTTTGATTGATGCGCCCGCTGCTACCCTCCTCAGTCTCAAGACCGATGAGCTGCGATCGCCCCTGCTCGACCTGTTTTGCCGGGGTGCCTACCAAGAGGGTGACTTTGTGCTCAGTTCAGGTCAGCGCAGTACCTATTACATTAACGGCAAGCTGGTGACGCTGCATCCTCAGGGGGCACTGATGGTTGGTCGCCTCCTGCTAGACCTCGTACCGCCAGAGACCGTAGCGGTGGCCGGGCTCACCCTGGGCGCCGACCCCTTGGTTACGGCAGTGAGTCTGGTGGGCGTCTATGGCGATGGGCAAAGCCCGACTCCCAAGGGCCAACGCACCCTCTTCCCTCTGATCATTCGTAAAGAGGCTAAGGGCCACGGCACCCGCGCCTATATTGAGGGGCTTGAGCTACCCTCCGGCAGTTCTGTCACCGTGCTTGAAGACGTCGTCACTACTGGCCAATCAGCTCTTAAAGCCGTCGATCGTCTCCAGGCTGCTGGGTACCAGGTCAACCAAATTCTTGCCCTAGTCGATCGCCAGCAGGGCGGTGCCGAGCTGTATCAAAGCCACAATCTACCCTTCCAGGCGCTATTCACTATCAAAGATATTCAGGCCCATTGGGCTACCGTTAACGCGGCCTAA
- a CDS encoding cyclopropane-fatty-acyl-phospholipid synthase family protein, whose amino-acid sequence MPAPRPDIGFIPTPSDAMVAMLKLAELSPSDVVYDLGCGDGRLLIRAAVDYGVQGVGVDVDAALLQQAQAKAEQEGVGDRLAFRQENLFETDLRDATVVFIYLLPHLNLRLRPRLQAQLQPGSRIVTHMFDMGDWAPHRTLHLHPSEEDSVLYLWRIPNKKALK is encoded by the coding sequence ATGCCAGCGCCCCGCCCCGACATCGGCTTTATACCCACCCCCAGCGATGCCATGGTGGCCATGCTCAAGCTGGCCGAGCTCAGCCCCAGCGATGTGGTCTACGACCTGGGCTGTGGCGATGGGCGGCTGCTCATTCGGGCAGCTGTAGACTATGGCGTTCAGGGGGTTGGGGTGGATGTGGATGCGGCCTTGCTGCAGCAGGCACAAGCTAAGGCTGAACAAGAGGGAGTAGGCGATCGCCTCGCCTTTCGGCAAGAAAACCTATTCGAAACCGATTTGCGCGACGCTACCGTGGTCTTTATCTATCTACTGCCTCACCTCAATCTGCGCCTGCGGCCTCGGCTTCAGGCCCAACTGCAACCTGGCAGCCGCATCGTCACCCACATGTTCGACATGGGCGACTGGGCCCCCCACCGCACTCTGCACTTACACCCCTCCGAAGAAGATTCGGTGCTTTATCTGTGGCGCATTCCCAACAAAAAAGCCCTCAAATAA
- a CDS encoding DUF1816 domain-containing protein: protein MNNLLGRFLSSILGSSKAWWVEIKTSQPACTYYFGPFDSESEAHSAKGGYVEDLEQEGAQNIQLVVSLCSPPKQLTITDEWDTPVGEFATPALSGQP, encoded by the coding sequence ATGAACAACCTTTTAGGTCGATTTTTAAGTAGCATTTTAGGCTCGAGCAAAGCCTGGTGGGTCGAAATTAAGACCAGTCAGCCCGCCTGCACCTACTACTTTGGCCCCTTTGATAGCGAGTCTGAGGCCCACAGCGCCAAGGGCGGTTACGTTGAAGATTTGGAGCAGGAAGGGGCGCAAAACATTCAGCTGGTGGTTTCGCTGTGCAGCCCCCCCAAGCAGCTCACCATCACCGATGAGTGGGATACCCCAGTGGGAGAATTTGCGACTCCTGCCCTCAGTGGCCAGCCTTAG
- a CDS encoding CAP domain-containing protein, producing MHPWKQVLGTRSASIALLAAVGAGLLPVAIVLPAIAQRPPVAVAQANVTIAQEILRLVNVERQRVNAPPLVLNDKLTAAAQRHAQDMATSRRMSHTGSDGSTMRSRIDATQYNWSTIGENVAMGQPTAAAVVAAWMSSPGHRQNILNPAFTELGVGYATGANRPYWAQVFARPR from the coding sequence ATGCACCCATGGAAACAGGTTTTAGGCACCAGATCGGCGAGCATCGCCCTACTGGCCGCAGTAGGGGCAGGCTTGCTGCCAGTGGCAATCGTGCTACCGGCGATCGCCCAACGCCCGCCGGTAGCTGTAGCCCAGGCCAATGTAACGATTGCCCAAGAGATTCTGCGCTTGGTCAACGTCGAACGCCAGCGGGTTAATGCGCCGCCCCTGGTGCTCAATGACAAGCTCACCGCCGCCGCCCAGCGCCATGCTCAAGACATGGCTACCAGCCGCCGCATGAGTCATACCGGTTCGGACGGTTCAACTATGCGATCGCGCATTGACGCCACCCAGTACAACTGGTCAACCATCGGCGAAAACGTCGCCATGGGGCAGCCCACCGCCGCCGCCGTCGTGGCTGCATGGATGAGTAGCCCTGGCCACCGCCAGAATATTCTCAATCCTGCCTTTACTGAGCTGGGGGTAGGCTACGCCACGGGGGCAAATCGCCCCTACTGGGCTCAAGTGTTTGCCAGACCGCGCTAG
- a CDS encoding helix-turn-helix domain-containing protein has translation MPHAFNGTKLDCPVHLVLSYIGGKWAILILQELFQGSRRTNEFLSALPGISTKTLTARLRELESYGLVKRTVFPEVPPRVEYSLTPKGREVQPIMAALNQVGEHWLVHSPSDSRSDCPGKRPTTLYGSRSR, from the coding sequence ATGCCTCACGCATTTAACGGTACGAAGCTTGATTGTCCGGTTCATCTGGTGTTGTCATACATTGGCGGCAAGTGGGCCATTCTCATCTTACAAGAGCTGTTTCAGGGCAGCCGCCGCACTAATGAGTTTTTGTCGGCCCTGCCTGGCATTAGCACCAAAACCCTTACTGCTCGGCTGCGAGAGCTAGAAAGCTACGGCCTGGTCAAGCGAACGGTATTTCCTGAGGTGCCTCCACGGGTTGAGTACTCACTTACTCCTAAGGGGCGAGAAGTGCAGCCCATCATGGCGGCTCTCAACCAGGTGGGGGAGCACTGGCTAGTGCATAGCCCTAGCGATTCGCGCAGCGATTGCCCTGGAAAGCGCCCCACCACCCTCTATGGTTCCAGAAGTCGCTAG